A single region of the Neotabrizicola shimadae genome encodes:
- a CDS encoding cytochrome c1, producing the protein MFRNITLAAVSALALTSGAALAENEVHIEDVAFSFEGPFGTFDQFQLQRGLQVYTEVCAACHGLKYVPIRTLADPGGPELPEDQVRAYAAAFPVNDPEANNHLIDPATGEPRVLAPMDKFPANNAAGAPDLSLVAKSRAAFHGPYGTGINQLFKGIGGPEYIHALLTGYEESPACAGDYDTGYYNKAFAKGGIPDGCKDEAGHATIEGSWIAMPPPLSDDIVTYADGTPATVDQMSMDVASFLMWAAEPKMMARKEAGFVAVVFLVILASLLYLTNKKLWAGVKGKKFV; encoded by the coding sequence ATGTTCAGGAACATCACTCTCGCGGCCGTGTCGGCGCTGGCGCTGACCTCCGGGGCGGCCCTGGCCGAGAACGAGGTGCACATCGAAGATGTCGCCTTCTCCTTCGAAGGACCATTCGGCACCTTCGACCAGTTCCAGCTGCAGCGCGGCCTTCAGGTCTATACCGAGGTCTGTGCGGCCTGCCACGGGCTGAAATATGTGCCGATCCGCACGCTGGCCGATCCCGGCGGCCCGGAACTGCCCGAAGACCAGGTGCGCGCCTATGCGGCGGCCTTCCCGGTCAACGACCCCGAGGCCAACAACCATCTGATCGACCCGGCAACGGGCGAACCGCGCGTGCTGGCCCCGATGGACAAGTTCCCGGCCAACAACGCGGCCGGCGCACCGGACCTGAGCCTGGTGGCCAAGTCGCGTGCGGCCTTCCACGGCCCCTACGGCACGGGCATCAACCAGCTCTTCAAGGGCATCGGCGGGCCGGAATACATCCACGCCCTGCTGACCGGCTACGAAGAATCGCCTGCCTGCGCGGGCGACTATGACACCGGCTACTACAACAAGGCCTTCGCCAAGGGCGGCATCCCCGACGGCTGCAAGGACGAAGCCGGCCACGCCACCATCGAAGGCAGCTGGATCGCGATGCCCCCGCCCCTGTCGGACGACATCGTCACCTATGCCGACGGTACGCCGGCGACTGTGGACCAGATGTCGATGGACGTGGCCAGCTTCCTGATGTGGGCGGCGGAACCCAAGATGATGGCGCGCAAGGAAGCCGGCTTCGTCGCCGTGGTCTTCCTCGTGATCCTCGCGAGCCTGCTCTACCTCACCAACAAGAAGCTCTGGGCCGGCGTGAAGGGCAAGAAGTTCGTCTGA
- a CDS encoding DUF2793 domain-containing protein yields the protein MPDQTPRLELPLMMASQAQKHVTHNEAIDRLDGLVHLAVQAFNVNDPPLAPEEGATWGVGPVPTGGWVGRAGLLARWRNNGWDFATPRDGWIAWDLGAGRARVCLGGLFTDLPASLPAFLQGQAGVGVNTTADATNRLAVSSAATLLTHEGQGHQLKVNKAAPIDTASLLFQTGFSGRAEMGLAGNDSFSVKVSGNGSSFVTALEAPASGRVTLPVGLALGPVAGDPPAPADGWLWYNQAAGQVRVRSGGASVAVGGAQVSMLVPPSGEHVLTTIGGGTTTGTVVGGAGRMDLFPFAPRADLTIDQMVVNVTTAVASALGKLVVYQSDASGRPDAKLAETGDLDFGTTGLKAASVSMTLWGGATYWIGLRHSSTATVSAWAAAATPDINGGSPVTTARKVLRRVLAYGTPSPANWGFLSSEITSATATAVWLRMA from the coding sequence ATGCCCGATCAGACCCCGCGCCTGGAACTGCCGCTGATGATGGCGTCCCAGGCGCAGAAGCATGTGACCCATAACGAGGCCATCGACCGGCTGGACGGGCTGGTGCATCTGGCCGTGCAGGCGTTCAACGTGAACGACCCGCCTCTGGCGCCCGAGGAAGGGGCGACCTGGGGTGTGGGGCCGGTGCCGACCGGCGGCTGGGTCGGACGCGCGGGGTTGCTGGCGCGGTGGCGCAACAATGGCTGGGATTTCGCGACGCCGCGCGACGGATGGATCGCCTGGGATCTGGGTGCGGGACGGGCGCGGGTGTGCCTGGGCGGGCTGTTCACCGACTTGCCGGCCAGCCTGCCGGCTTTTCTGCAGGGGCAGGCGGGCGTGGGGGTGAACACCACGGCCGATGCCACGAACCGGCTGGCGGTATCCTCTGCGGCAACGCTGCTGACGCATGAGGGGCAGGGGCACCAGCTGAAGGTGAACAAGGCGGCGCCGATCGACACGGCGAGCCTTCTGTTCCAGACGGGCTTTTCGGGGCGGGCCGAGATGGGCCTGGCGGGGAACGACAGCTTTTCGGTGAAGGTCTCGGGCAATGGCAGCAGCTTTGTCACGGCACTGGAGGCCCCGGCTTCGGGCCGGGTGACGCTGCCGGTCGGGCTTGCCCTTGGGCCGGTGGCGGGAGACCCCCCGGCACCAGCGGACGGATGGCTTTGGTACAACCAGGCGGCCGGGCAGGTGCGGGTGCGCAGTGGCGGGGCCTCTGTCGCGGTGGGTGGGGCGCAGGTGTCGATGCTGGTGCCGCCCTCGGGCGAGCATGTGCTGACCACGATCGGCGGCGGCACCACGACCGGGACGGTGGTTGGCGGCGCGGGGCGGATGGATCTGTTTCCCTTCGCGCCGCGCGCCGACCTGACCATCGACCAGATGGTGGTGAACGTGACGACGGCTGTCGCCTCGGCGCTTGGCAAGCTGGTGGTTTACCAGTCCGACGCGAGCGGGCGACCGGATGCGAAGCTGGCCGAGACGGGCGATCTGGATTTCGGTACGACGGGTCTGAAGGCCGCGTCGGTTTCGATGACGCTTTGGGGCGGGGCGACCTACTGGATCGGCCTTCGCCACTCCTCGACCGCGACCGTGTCTGCCTGGGCGGCGGCGGCCACGCCCGACATCAATGGCGGAAGCCCGGTCACGACCGCGCGGAAAGTCCTGCGCCGGGTGCTGGCCTATGGCACGCCGTCGCCGGCGAACTGGGGGTTCCTGTCATCGGAGATCACCTCGGCGACCGCCACCGCTGTCTGGCTGCGCATGGCCTGA